A region from the Beduinella massiliensis genome encodes:
- a CDS encoding AbrB/MazE/SpoVT family DNA-binding domain-containing protein, producing the protein MKSTGVVRKVDELGRIVVPIELRRTMDIAVKDTLEIFVEGDQIVLKKYHPACIFCENVKDVISYKGKMVCKDCLRELKNQSI; encoded by the coding sequence ATGAAGTCTACCGGTGTCGTCCGCAAGGTGGATGAACTGGGTCGCATCGTGGTTCCCATCGAGCTGCGACGGACGATGGATATCGCCGTCAAGGACACGCTCGAAATCTTTGTGGAAGGCGACCAAATTGTCCTGAAAAAGTACCACCCAGCTTGCATATTCTGCGAGAATGTCAAGGATGTCATCTCCTACAAGGGCAAAATGGTCTGCAAGGATTGCCTGCGCGAGCTCAAGAACCAATCGATCTAA
- a CDS encoding substrate-binding domain-containing protein, whose product MATLKQIAEIAGVSLSTVSRILNGDPRLSVSARTRERVQSAADQLGYLPKHPFAPTGPCMIGVVKGFSSYAAIATTHHLALARTIEGAMQRAGLPKLTLSGDSPAQPVDALIAFGAFSPQRVKVMRQWTPHILFIDSNPEPNAFDAVMLGYGWLAEDVLDYLFELGHRRVAYVGARDTMCDCVLPDPMVRPFVSGMTQRGCFRPEYVHEGSFTPEAAYEQTAALLSLEKPPTAILYASDAMAIGGYRAITERSLTVGRDVSVIGRGDVSTASFVTPALTSVHIPLSFAADSVIALLRTRLSEGRRSPLTLCVPMSLIRRDSCGPAPAE is encoded by the coding sequence ATGGCTACGCTCAAGCAGATCGCGGAAATCGCGGGCGTCTCGCTGTCCACGGTATCCCGCATTCTCAACGGCGACCCACGCCTGTCCGTTTCCGCCAGGACGCGCGAACGCGTGCAAAGCGCCGCCGACCAGCTTGGTTACCTGCCCAAGCACCCCTTTGCGCCCACGGGCCCCTGCATGATCGGGGTCGTCAAGGGGTTCAGCAGCTATGCCGCCATCGCGACGACGCACCATCTGGCGCTCGCCCGGACGATCGAGGGGGCGATGCAAAGGGCGGGGCTGCCCAAGCTGACCCTCAGCGGGGACAGCCCGGCGCAGCCGGTGGACGCGCTGATCGCCTTCGGCGCGTTTTCCCCGCAGCGCGTGAAGGTCATGCGCCAGTGGACGCCGCACATCCTCTTCATCGACAGCAACCCAGAGCCAAACGCCTTCGACGCGGTGATGCTGGGCTACGGATGGCTGGCGGAGGACGTGCTGGACTACCTGTTCGAGCTGGGGCACCGGCGCGTCGCCTACGTCGGCGCGCGGGACACGATGTGCGACTGCGTGCTGCCGGACCCGATGGTGCGCCCCTTCGTGTCCGGCATGACGCAGCGCGGCTGCTTCCGCCCGGAGTACGTGCACGAGGGCTCGTTCACGCCGGAGGCCGCCTACGAGCAGACGGCCGCGCTGCTGAGCCTCGAAAAGCCGCCCACCGCGATCCTCTACGCCAGCGACGCCATGGCGATCGGCGGCTACCGCGCCATCACGGAGCGCTCGCTCACCGTCGGCCGCGACGTGAGCGTGATCGGCCGGGGCGACGTCTCCACCGCCTCCTTCGTGACGCCCGCGCTCACGTCGGTGCACATCCCGCTCTCCTTTGCCGCGGACAGCGTCATCGCGCTGCTGCGCACGCGCCTGAGCGAGGGCCGCCGCTCGCCGCTCACGCTGTGCGTGCCCATGTCGCTCATCCGGCGCGACAGCTGCGGCCCGGCCCCCGCCGAGTAA
- a CDS encoding endonuclease VIII — translation MIELPEALTLSRQLQSAVAGKTVAAVLPPTRPHRFCFFDGDPAAYDAALRGRSVVSAEGFGIFVELLFSEGKRLCLNDGVNVRLVPRPRAPGDYQLLLCFEDGDALVFTVAMYGSILLHEGGLDNPYYEKSRRAVSPFSPEFAAHFCSVLAESRPTLSAKAFLATEQRFPGIGNGTLQDILFAARIHPKRKIASLTEDERERLAACTASVLGEMTRLGGRDTEKDLFGNPGGYQTRMSKRTLAGGCPACGGPITKEAYLGGAVYYCPRCQGL, via the coding sequence ATGATCGAATTGCCCGAGGCCCTGACGCTCTCCCGGCAGCTTCAATCGGCCGTGGCGGGGAAGACCGTCGCCGCCGTGCTGCCGCCGACGCGCCCGCACAGGTTCTGCTTTTTTGACGGCGACCCGGCGGCCTATGACGCGGCCCTGCGCGGGCGCAGCGTCGTTTCCGCCGAGGGGTTCGGCATCTTCGTCGAGCTCCTGTTTTCGGAGGGGAAGCGCCTTTGCCTGAACGACGGGGTGAACGTGCGCCTCGTGCCGCGCCCGCGCGCGCCGGGGGACTATCAGCTTCTCCTTTGCTTTGAGGACGGCGACGCGCTCGTCTTTACGGTCGCGATGTACGGCAGCATCCTGCTGCACGAGGGCGGGCTGGACAATCCCTACTACGAGAAGAGCAGGCGCGCGGTTTCGCCCTTCTCGCCGGAGTTTGCGGCGCACTTTTGTTCCGTGCTCGCCGAGAGTCGCCCGACGCTCAGCGCCAAGGCGTTCCTGGCGACGGAGCAGCGCTTTCCGGGCATCGGCAACGGGACGCTGCAGGACATCCTGTTCGCCGCGCGCATTCACCCCAAGCGGAAGATCGCGAGCCTCACGGAGGACGAGCGGGAGCGCCTCGCCGCCTGCACCGCGTCGGTGCTGGGCGAGATGACGCGCCTGGGCGGGCGCGACACGGAGAAGGACCTCTTCGGGAATCCCGGCGGCTATCAAACGCGCATGAGCAAGCGCACGCTCGCGGGCGGCTGCCCCGCCTGCGGCGGCCCGATCACGAAGGAGGCGTACCTCGGCGGCGCGGTCTACTACTGCCCGCGCTGTCAGGGGCTGTGA
- a CDS encoding nucleoside 2-deoxyribosyltransferase has protein sequence MKFYVASSLSNVEQVRELSRLLKEAGWEHTYDWTAHCPVREMDAQTLRSIAEKECEGVKRADVVIVLTPQGRGTHTEFGMAVALNKKVYLCHCDGTYFRCDENTSAFYWLSEVNWLVGDTEAIAGELLKTQNP, from the coding sequence ATGAAGTTTTACGTGGCCTCAAGCCTCTCAAACGTGGAGCAGGTGCGGGAGCTATCGCGTCTGCTCAAGGAGGCCGGATGGGAGCATACCTACGATTGGACGGCGCATTGCCCGGTTCGGGAAATGGACGCGCAGACGCTGAGGTCCATTGCGGAAAAGGAATGCGAAGGGGTGAAGCGGGCCGACGTCGTCATCGTGTTGACCCCGCAGGGCAGGGGAACGCATACGGAATTCGGCATGGCGGTCGCGCTGAACAAGAAGGTGTACCTGTGCCACTGCGACGGCACGTACTTTCGCTGCGACGAAAATACGTCCGCGTTTTACTGGCTTTCAGAGGTAAATTGGCTTGTTGGGGATACGGAGGCCATCGCAGGCGAGCTGCTCAAAACACAAAACCCGTGA
- a CDS encoding nucleoside recognition domain-containing protein, whose translation MMNAIWAILVVGGCAAVLGAGDGGDAMTRSAVEAVQLSIRMAGSFALFTGLLEIVRESGAMRLLQRLLRRPLAFLFPGVDPQGEAAQAMSVNIAANMLGLGNAATPMGIRAMEALGRSRADDAATDAMCMFMVLNASSVQLFPTSVVALRSAAGSAAPASIVLPTLIATAVSTATGIFFCKLFARGGAAHGR comes from the coding sequence ATGATGAACGCGATTTGGGCTATTTTGGTCGTGGGCGGCTGCGCGGCCGTGCTGGGCGCGGGGGACGGCGGGGACGCGATGACGCGCTCGGCGGTGGAGGCGGTGCAGCTATCGATCCGCATGGCGGGCAGCTTCGCGCTGTTCACGGGGCTGCTCGAAATCGTCCGCGAGAGCGGGGCCATGCGCCTTTTGCAGCGGCTGCTCAGGCGTCCGCTCGCCTTCCTCTTCCCGGGCGTCGATCCGCAGGGCGAGGCGGCGCAGGCGATGAGCGTGAACATCGCGGCGAACATGCTGGGCCTGGGCAACGCCGCCACGCCCATGGGCATCCGCGCGATGGAGGCGCTGGGCCGCTCGCGCGCGGACGACGCGGCGACGGACGCGATGTGCATGTTCATGGTGCTGAACGCGTCGAGCGTGCAGCTCTTTCCCACCAGCGTGGTCGCGCTGCGCTCGGCGGCGGGCAGCGCCGCGCCCGCCTCCATCGTGCTGCCCACGCTGATCGCGACGGCCGTGTCCACGGCCACGGGCATTTTCTTTTGCAAGCTGTTTGCGCGGGGAGGGGCGGCGCATGGGCGATAA
- the rbsK gene encoding ribokinase has translation MGKIAVVGSLNMDVSYRVAHIPAPGETILAQGVAKNPGGKGGNQAVAAAKMGAGVSMIGLTGDDADGEALRRSLAGAGVDTAFVGRCGEPTGTAFICVSDAGENNIVVHAGANACVDARALAEADACLRAAEMCVVQLEIPHETAWQALRRCRELGVFTVLNPSPACPVPDSVLRGLDLLVPNETEMEALLPGALDLDALPGYAREKGVRRILMTLGDKGCCLATAEGVRRFPCTPVRAVDTTGAGDTFLGALCAMLAEGRALEEAIAIAQRAAAWAVARPGAQQAMPCRENIL, from the coding sequence ATGGGCAAGATAGCGGTGGTGGGAAGCCTCAACATGGACGTGAGCTACCGGGTGGCGCATATCCCGGCCCCGGGCGAGACGATCCTGGCGCAGGGCGTCGCGAAGAACCCCGGCGGCAAGGGCGGCAACCAGGCGGTGGCCGCGGCGAAGATGGGGGCCGGCGTGAGCATGATCGGCCTGACGGGCGACGACGCGGACGGCGAGGCGCTGCGCCGCTCGCTGGCGGGCGCGGGCGTCGATACCGCCTTCGTGGGGCGCTGCGGGGAGCCCACGGGCACGGCCTTCATCTGCGTGTCGGACGCGGGCGAGAACAACATCGTCGTGCATGCGGGCGCGAACGCCTGCGTGGACGCGCGGGCGCTCGCGGAGGCGGACGCCTGCCTGCGCGCGGCGGAGATGTGCGTCGTGCAGCTCGAGATTCCCCATGAGACCGCCTGGCAGGCGCTGCGCCGCTGCCGCGAGCTCGGCGTCTTCACGGTGCTGAACCCCTCGCCCGCCTGCCCGGTGCCGGATAGCGTGCTGCGCGGGCTCGACCTGCTCGTGCCCAACGAGACGGAGATGGAGGCGCTGCTTCCCGGCGCGCTCGACCTGGACGCCCTGCCCGGCTACGCGCGGGAAAAGGGCGTGCGGCGCATCCTTATGACGCTGGGCGACAAGGGCTGCTGCCTGGCGACGGCGGAGGGCGTGCGCCGCTTCCCCTGCACGCCGGTGCGCGCGGTGGATACGACGGGCGCGGGCGACACCTTCCTGGGCGCGCTGTGCGCGATGCTCGCGGAGGGGCGCGCCCTGGAGGAGGCCATCGCTATCGCGCAGCGCGCCGCTGCCTGGGCGGTCGCCCGTCCGGGGGCCCAGCAGGCGATGCCTTGCCGGGAGAATATCTTATAA
- a CDS encoding response regulator, with protein MNVLIVDDLYEVVQGVAQGVNWASLGIEQVLCAYSVEGAQEILSQCEAQLLLCDIEMPPRSGFELLEWMRARGMETECIFLSSHAEFEYAQTAVKMGSFDYILQPARYEDIEAAVRRALSRIEEKRRTRDAAQYGRYWQEKRGMLADACVTRFLRGGGAGLDVFLEDIRRLGVALSRTTELCPVLVQLNRPVREDDAEALRALFFELLWRSERTLLLTRMDEGCILALLFGGDVEWAEVVQPLGELTERWQAQGRGPCPACYVGSVVLPDALYAQWKLLSARMRDNVARYSGVFAPSQQEEIRHYVYTFPDMRRWARDLAAGACGQVREEALSYLREQRDQGKVNAEFLAKFHQDFLQMFFTAAQATKQRAHDIFYEAYPFKDFLQAYTSYEKMVSLVRFAMDYLAGRIEQPQRADSPVEQAVRYVQQNIEKDLRRSDVADAIFLNGDYLARLFKKERGVSLGDFIVSEKMRVASSLLSGTNIPVSLVASKVGYSNFSYFSQVFKKQTGMAPGEYRQAHRGDKGAAGFIQT; from the coding sequence GTGAACGTGCTGATCGTGGACGACCTGTACGAGGTCGTCCAGGGCGTCGCGCAGGGGGTGAACTGGGCGTCCCTCGGCATCGAGCAGGTGCTGTGCGCCTACAGCGTGGAGGGGGCGCAGGAAATCCTTTCGCAATGCGAGGCGCAGCTGCTGCTGTGCGACATCGAGATGCCCCCGCGCAGCGGCTTTGAGCTGCTCGAATGGATGCGGGCGCGGGGCATGGAGACGGAGTGCATCTTCCTCTCGTCGCACGCGGAGTTCGAGTACGCGCAGACGGCGGTGAAGATGGGCAGCTTCGACTACATTTTGCAGCCCGCGCGCTACGAGGACATCGAGGCCGCGGTGCGCCGGGCGCTTTCGCGCATCGAGGAAAAGCGGCGCACGCGCGACGCCGCGCAGTACGGCCGCTACTGGCAGGAAAAGCGCGGCATGCTGGCGGACGCCTGCGTCACGCGGTTCCTGCGCGGCGGCGGCGCGGGGCTGGACGTCTTTCTGGAGGACATACGGCGGCTGGGCGTCGCGCTCTCGCGCACGACGGAGCTCTGCCCGGTGCTCGTGCAGCTCAACAGGCCCGTGCGCGAGGACGACGCGGAGGCGCTTCGCGCGCTGTTTTTCGAGCTGCTCTGGCGCAGCGAGCGCACGCTGCTGCTAACGCGCATGGACGAGGGCTGCATCCTCGCGCTGCTCTTCGGCGGCGACGTCGAGTGGGCGGAGGTCGTGCAGCCCCTGGGCGAGCTCACGGAGCGCTGGCAGGCGCAGGGGCGCGGCCCCTGCCCGGCGTGCTACGTCGGCAGCGTGGTGCTGCCGGATGCGCTCTACGCGCAGTGGAAGCTGCTCAGCGCGCGCATGCGCGACAACGTCGCGCGCTACAGCGGGGTGTTCGCGCCCTCGCAGCAGGAGGAGATCCGCCATTACGTCTACACCTTCCCGGACATGCGCCGCTGGGCGCGCGACCTGGCGGCGGGCGCGTGCGGCCAGGTGCGCGAGGAGGCGCTTTCCTACCTGCGCGAGCAGCGCGACCAGGGCAAGGTCAACGCGGAGTTCCTCGCCAAGTTCCATCAGGACTTTTTGCAGATGTTCTTCACCGCCGCGCAGGCGACCAAGCAGCGCGCGCACGACATCTTCTACGAGGCGTACCCCTTCAAGGACTTCCTGCAGGCCTACACCTCCTACGAAAAGATGGTCTCGCTGGTCCGCTTCGCGATGGACTACCTCGCCGGGCGCATCGAGCAGCCGCAGCGCGCCGATTCGCCCGTGGAGCAGGCCGTGCGCTACGTCCAGCAGAACATCGAAAAGGACCTGCGCCGCAGCGACGTGGCCGACGCCATCTTCCTGAACGGCGATTACCTCGCCCGGCTCTTCAAGAAGGAGCGCGGCGTTTCCCTGGGCGACTTCATCGTCTCGGAAAAGATGCGCGTGGCCTCCTCCCTGCTGTCGGGCACGAACATCCCGGTGAGCCTCGTCGCCTCCAAGGTCGGCTACTCCAACTTTTCCTACTTTTCGCAGGTCTTTAAGAAGCAGACGGGCATGGCCCCCGGCGAATACCGCCAGGCGCACCGGGGCGATAAGGGCGCCGCGGGGTTCATCCAGACGTAA
- a CDS encoding sigma-70 family RNA polymerase sigma factor, which produces MELIEMWRVRGELLRYAESLTGSRADAEDLVQTAYLRAAENVRMLRGRGEGLCRAWLFRTVKNAFIDQCRRRGRQVLTDSDADGVWEDDLTGLEVRDLLSRLPENLSQVLRMRCLEGMTSAQIARALDMPAPTVRTRLRAAAMLLKKWKGEGKI; this is translated from the coding sequence ATGGAGCTGATCGAGATGTGGCGCGTGCGCGGGGAGCTCCTGCGCTACGCCGAGAGCCTGACCGGCAGCCGCGCGGACGCGGAGGACCTGGTGCAGACCGCTTACCTGCGCGCGGCGGAGAACGTGCGCATGCTGCGCGGACGCGGCGAGGGACTTTGCCGCGCCTGGCTGTTTCGGACGGTGAAGAACGCCTTCATCGACCAGTGCCGCCGCCGTGGGCGCCAGGTGCTGACCGATTCGGACGCGGACGGCGTCTGGGAGGACGACCTGACGGGGCTTGAGGTGCGCGACCTGCTTTCGCGCCTTCCGGAGAACCTCTCGCAGGTGCTGCGCATGCGCTGCCTCGAGGGGATGACCAGCGCGCAGATCGCGCGGGCGCTGGACATGCCCGCCCCGACGGTGCGAACGCGCCTGCGCGCGGCGGCGATGCTGCTCAAAAAGTGGAAAGGGGAAGGAAAAATATGA
- a CDS encoding VOC family protein — protein MKYEGVCIAVKDVNLSRRFYQELFGLEVYQDYGINVSFGSLSLQQEFDALLGIPGESIVKRAHNMELYFEEEDFDGFLEKLARRGDIRYIGDGVKEAAWGQRSVRFYDPDDHIVEVGESMKRVIGRFLASGLSMEETSRRMDVSVADLETLLRE, from the coding sequence ATGAAATACGAGGGCGTATGTATCGCCGTGAAGGACGTGAACCTTTCAAGGCGGTTTTATCAGGAATTGTTTGGGCTCGAGGTGTATCAGGATTATGGCATCAACGTCTCCTTTGGGAGCCTGTCGCTCCAGCAGGAGTTCGACGCTCTGCTGGGTATCCCCGGTGAGAGCATCGTCAAAAGAGCGCATAACATGGAGCTGTACTTTGAGGAAGAGGATTTTGACGGCTTTCTCGAGAAGCTGGCGCGGCGCGGCGACATCCGATACATAGGCGATGGCGTCAAAGAGGCCGCGTGGGGGCAGCGCTCCGTGCGGTTTTACGACCCGGACGACCACATCGTCGAGGTTGGCGAGAGCATGAAGCGGGTCATCGGGCGCTTCCTTGCGTCCGGGCTGTCGATGGAGGAAACCTCCAGGCGCATGGACGTGTCCGTGGCGGATTTGGAGACGCTTCTGCGGGAGTGA
- a CDS encoding nucleoside recognition domain-containing protein translates to MGDKVVPLLAAVVVLLGVWRRVPVYDVFVRGAKEGLKTAASIAPFLIAILPAAAMLQSSGAMDALSRLLTPALSHLRLPAEVAPLMLLRPFSGSGSLGMLEGVLSACGPDSRAGRVASVVVGANDTIFYILALYMGAAGAKRSRYAVPAALLAWAAGCLAAGFVCP, encoded by the coding sequence ATGGGCGATAAGGTGGTGCCGCTGCTGGCGGCGGTCGTCGTGCTGCTGGGCGTGTGGCGGCGCGTGCCGGTGTACGACGTGTTCGTGCGCGGCGCGAAGGAGGGGCTCAAAACCGCCGCCTCCATCGCCCCGTTCCTGATCGCCATCCTGCCCGCGGCGGCCATGCTGCAATCGTCGGGCGCGATGGACGCGCTCTCGCGGCTGCTCACGCCCGCGCTTTCGCATCTGCGCCTGCCCGCGGAGGTCGCGCCGCTGATGCTGCTGCGCCCCTTTTCGGGCTCGGGGTCGCTGGGCATGCTGGAGGGCGTGCTTTCCGCCTGCGGGCCGGACAGCCGCGCCGGGCGGGTGGCCTCCGTCGTCGTGGGCGCAAACGACACGATCTTCTACATTCTGGCGCTGTACATGGGCGCGGCGGGGGCGAAGCGCTCGCGCTACGCGGTGCCCGCGGCGCTGCTGGCCTGGGCGGCGGGGTGCCTCGCGGCGGGGTTTGTCTGCCCGTGA
- a CDS encoding 2-phosphosulfolactate phosphatase, whose amino-acid sequence MRISLFMTPLETRGALLAGAAAVVIDALRMTSTAVTAFENGCAGMLAVREVEEARALRASDPSLLLGGERGGVLIAGFDLDNSPRSFTAQRVGGRRVAMTTTNGTWAITGVAPARRVLLGAFLNAQAVARALLGEEAAVIQCAGTDDRLSLEDVLAGGAILSRLLSLGARAELDDAAQAALALYRACGGDLDAALRGTHHYGVMLRGGQRADIDFCLREDVFSSVPERGADGFFHLS is encoded by the coding sequence TTGCGGATTTCGCTGTTCATGACGCCGCTGGAGACGCGCGGCGCGCTGCTCGCGGGCGCGGCGGCGGTGGTGATCGACGCGCTGCGCATGACGAGCACGGCCGTCACGGCCTTTGAAAACGGCTGCGCGGGCATGCTGGCCGTGCGCGAGGTGGAGGAGGCCCGCGCCCTTCGCGCATCGGACCCGTCGCTGCTGCTGGGCGGCGAGCGGGGCGGCGTGCTCATCGCCGGCTTCGACCTGGACAACTCCCCGCGCAGCTTTACGGCGCAGCGCGTCGGCGGGCGGCGCGTGGCGATGACGACCACGAACGGCACCTGGGCGATCACGGGCGTCGCGCCCGCGCGGCGCGTGCTGCTGGGCGCGTTCCTCAATGCGCAGGCGGTCGCGCGCGCCCTCCTTGGGGAGGAGGCGGCGGTCATCCAGTGCGCGGGCACGGACGACCGCCTGTCGCTGGAGGACGTGCTGGCGGGCGGGGCGATCCTTTCGCGCCTGCTCTCGCTGGGCGCGCGGGCGGAGCTGGACGACGCGGCGCAGGCGGCGCTCGCGCTCTACCGCGCCTGCGGCGGGGATCTCGACGCGGCGCTGCGCGGTACGCACCATTACGGCGTGATGCTGCGGGGCGGCCAGCGGGCGGACATCGACTTTTGCCTGCGCGAGGACGTGTTCTCATCCGTGCCCGAGCGCGGGGCGGACGGCTTTTTTCATCTGAGCTGA
- a CDS encoding sensor histidine kinase has protein sequence MRRTKERKNRAFVDGASMVLAATVLPLIALLLFGSLYSIRVSNQLVAESNRRVVSQWAEQIDENLEMIERFLSGIVYIEPEFSVMGGGESELSVHLAAYAITQRMETAMNAFSPLGAVFLLSEQDGAWAERFADGGYTYAQREQMRRAVRAGDAWKESPGRWQVISVEGRPMLSCCFGRAGAYMVALCDFSRLLTVTQDAYHVFFADEAGNALTNAEWAAREAVRVEAGEEAYAFTGRDARYLTVSERLVRAPARVVLSVSNAGYWDGLTPVQVGLLALSLLAVGVIPLSRWWVRRYLGRPLNDLSEAMGRIKRGELQTQITLDYPTRELEQVKDTFNDMMAQIRTLKIEAYEREIDRQRIELQYLHLQLRPHFFLNCLKSVYACTQLGRYQQAQEMILSISDYIRYLFRDNLKTVTLREELRFVQDYMRIQQMSRAMPPQCELCVDEALLELRIPPFSVESFVENAVKHQWKPDRQLAVTVRAVLLEAEDDRYLDITVHDNGGGFPPDVLSQINTLPGDIYQEHHVGLTNLRHRLSLIYGERAVLAFYNDAEGAVCEVICPTGENERDEEGAAT, from the coding sequence ATGCGGCGGACGAAAGAACGGAAGAACAGGGCGTTTGTGGACGGCGCGTCGATGGTGCTCGCCGCGACGGTGCTGCCGCTCATCGCCCTGCTGCTCTTTGGCAGCCTGTACTCGATCCGCGTATCCAACCAGCTGGTGGCGGAGTCCAACCGGCGCGTCGTCTCGCAGTGGGCGGAGCAGATCGACGAAAACCTGGAGATGATCGAACGCTTCCTCTCCGGCATCGTCTACATCGAGCCGGAGTTCAGCGTCATGGGCGGCGGGGAGAGCGAGCTGTCCGTGCACCTCGCCGCCTACGCGATCACCCAGCGGATGGAGACGGCGATGAACGCCTTTTCGCCCCTGGGGGCGGTCTTCCTGCTGAGCGAACAGGACGGCGCCTGGGCGGAGCGCTTCGCGGACGGCGGCTACACCTACGCCCAGCGCGAGCAGATGCGCAGGGCCGTGCGCGCGGGGGACGCGTGGAAGGAAAGCCCGGGCCGGTGGCAGGTGATCTCGGTGGAGGGACGCCCCATGCTCTCCTGCTGCTTCGGCCGCGCCGGGGCTTACATGGTCGCCCTATGCGACTTTAGCCGCCTGCTCACGGTGACGCAGGACGCCTACCACGTCTTTTTCGCGGACGAAGCGGGAAACGCCCTCACGAACGCCGAATGGGCGGCGCGCGAGGCCGTGCGCGTGGAGGCCGGGGAGGAGGCTTACGCCTTCACCGGGCGGGATGCGCGCTACCTGACCGTCTCCGAGCGGCTCGTCCGCGCGCCCGCGCGCGTGGTGCTCTCCGTGTCGAACGCGGGCTATTGGGACGGGCTCACGCCCGTGCAGGTCGGCCTGCTGGCGCTTTCCCTGCTGGCGGTGGGGGTGATCCCGCTGTCCCGCTGGTGGGTGCGCCGCTATCTGGGCCGGCCGCTGAACGACCTCTCCGAGGCCATGGGGCGCATCAAGCGCGGCGAGCTCCAGACGCAGATCACCCTCGACTACCCCACGCGCGAGCTGGAGCAGGTCAAGGACACGTTCAACGACATGATGGCCCAGATTCGCACGCTCAAGATCGAGGCCTACGAGCGCGAGATCGACCGCCAGCGCATCGAGCTGCAATACCTGCACTTGCAGCTCCGCCCGCACTTCTTCCTCAACTGCCTCAAGAGCGTGTACGCCTGCACGCAGCTCGGCCGCTACCAGCAGGCGCAGGAGATGATCCTTTCCATCTCCGATTACATCCGCTACCTCTTTCGCGACAACCTCAAGACCGTGACCCTGCGCGAGGAGCTGCGCTTCGTGCAGGATTACATGCGCATTCAGCAGATGAGCCGCGCGATGCCGCCCCAGTGCGAGCTTTGCGTGGACGAGGCGCTGCTGGAGCTGCGCATCCCGCCCTTTTCGGTGGAATCGTTCGTGGAAAACGCGGTCAAGCACCAGTGGAAGCCGGACCGCCAGCTCGCGGTCACGGTGCGCGCCGTGCTGCTGGAGGCGGAGGACGACCGCTACCTGGACATCACCGTGCACGACAACGGCGGCGGCTTCCCGCCGGACGTGCTCAGCCAGATCAACACGCTGCCGGGGGACATCTATCAGGAGCACCACGTGGGCTTGACGAACCTGCGCCACCGGCTCAGCCTCATCTACGGCGAGCGCGCGGTGCTCGCGTTCTACAACGACGCGGAGGGCGCGGTCTGCGAGGTCATCTGCCCGACGGGCGAAAACGAAAGAGATGAAGAGGGGGCGGCGACGTGA